In Treponema vincentii, a single window of DNA contains:
- a CDS encoding HD-GYP domain-containing protein, whose product MNTLKLLELKTPVYFTEDVYIDKKVLLFTRESCFTEELKRLLSEWQFTILYTKGIVTETDPQKKEDKSGEKLGANGNVQAVPEQKLSGELVEKTYQRFYTFTDEVYGAYRNKQALNTEKVIAKMKEFCTFVQENRQSVLILQSIMPYDVDNFLVTHSLRSAVFAIVIGMELKMQRHQLVDLATAALMHEIGLIHISEDIYSRAGELSDEEKKYLYVHPVLSCKILKKAKFPLPICLGTLDHHERENGTGYPQKLTGEKISLYGKILAVVCSYEAMTGERKYKKAEDPSTGLLNVLRRESSQYDEEVLKAFLNALSFFPIGSFVYLSNNTVAQVIDNNSEDPRFPIVRIIDKSAKGAFSEAIRTSMEGIRIMRPARKEEWIAALGKGKKEK is encoded by the coding sequence GTGAATACATTGAAACTTTTAGAGCTAAAAACTCCCGTATATTTTACGGAGGATGTGTACATTGATAAAAAGGTTTTATTATTTACAAGGGAAAGCTGCTTTACGGAGGAATTAAAAAGACTCCTTTCCGAATGGCAGTTTACGATTCTGTATACAAAAGGGATTGTAACCGAGACAGATCCTCAAAAAAAGGAAGATAAGAGCGGTGAAAAGCTCGGTGCAAATGGTAATGTTCAAGCTGTACCCGAGCAAAAACTTTCGGGAGAATTGGTAGAAAAGACTTATCAAAGATTCTATACTTTTACTGACGAGGTGTATGGCGCATACCGTAACAAGCAAGCTCTCAATACCGAAAAGGTAATTGCTAAGATGAAGGAATTTTGCACTTTTGTACAAGAAAACCGGCAGTCAGTACTTATTTTGCAATCTATTATGCCGTATGATGTAGACAATTTCCTTGTTACCCATTCGCTCCGTTCGGCGGTTTTTGCCATTGTAATCGGTATGGAACTCAAAATGCAAAGGCACCAGCTGGTTGATTTGGCAACCGCAGCCTTGATGCATGAGATAGGTCTTATTCATATTTCCGAAGATATTTATTCCAGAGCGGGTGAATTATCAGATGAAGAAAAAAAGTACTTATATGTGCATCCTGTGCTGTCTTGTAAAATATTAAAAAAAGCAAAGTTTCCATTACCGATTTGCTTAGGAACGCTCGATCATCATGAGCGTGAAAACGGTACGGGATACCCTCAAAAGCTGACCGGTGAAAAGATTTCTCTTTATGGAAAGATTCTGGCGGTTGTCTGTTCTTATGAAGCAATGACCGGCGAACGCAAATATAAAAAGGCCGAAGACCCTTCAACAGGCTTATTAAATGTTTTACGGCGGGAGTCCTCACAATATGATGAGGAGGTTTTGAAAGCGTTTTTGAATGCGCTGTCGTTTTTCCCGATCGGTAGTTTTGTCTATCTCTCAAATAATACTGTTGCGCAGGTGATCGACAATAATTCGGAGGATCCCCGTTTCCCCATCGTACGTATTATCGATAAATCTGCAAAAGGAGCTTTTTCGGAAGCAATTCGAACCTCAATGGAGGGTATCCGTATCATGCGCCCCGCCCGCAAAGAAGAATGGATTGCTGCTCTTGGCAAGGGTAAAAAGGAAAAATAA
- a CDS encoding helicase HerA-like domain-containing protein, with protein sequence MSEAIFLGRGETTVELLPMRANRHGLITGATGTGKTVTLKVIAEAFSDLGVSVFLPDVKGDLCGFAEKGESSVKLQERLSLLHISNFEFKSYPVRMWSILQETGHPVRTTISEMGPLLLSRLLDLNEVQTGVLNIAFRVADEDGLLLLDLKDLKAMLHYISENKQDLKLKYGNISDTSIGAIQRNLLTLENEGADNFFGEPALDINDFFKQTSDGRGYINILNAVKLYQKPMLYSTFLLWFLSELYENLPEIGDAEKPKIVFFFDEAHLLFDNGSKILLQKIEQIMRLIRSKGVAVFFVTQNSVDIPEAILGQLGNKIQHALRAFTPKDAKAIRLAAETFRVNPAFDTAQVITQLKTGEALVSVLQQDGSPSITQRTMIVPPHSKMGVIDSVKITALVEESPLLYKYKDPVDRESAYEILTKQFSEQAEAATRQAEEKQLAKENAAKAKEEAALIRAENAKARAEAAKLRLEEAAKRKNQSTTDRLGRILVDSITRSVGREITRGVFGSIKKMLRG encoded by the coding sequence ATGAGCGAAGCAATTTTTTTAGGCCGCGGTGAAACTACGGTTGAACTTTTACCGATGAGGGCGAATAGACACGGACTTATTACAGGGGCTACCGGTACCGGAAAGACCGTTACGCTCAAAGTAATTGCTGAAGCATTCAGCGATTTAGGTGTATCGGTGTTTTTACCGGATGTGAAAGGCGACCTGTGCGGTTTTGCCGAAAAAGGCGAATCGAGCGTTAAACTGCAAGAACGGCTCAGTCTCTTACATATTTCAAACTTTGAATTCAAAAGTTATCCCGTGCGGATGTGGAGTATCTTGCAAGAAACGGGGCATCCCGTACGCACTACGATTTCCGAAATGGGGCCGCTGTTGCTTTCGCGCCTTTTAGACCTTAACGAAGTGCAAACCGGCGTATTGAATATCGCGTTCCGTGTCGCGGATGAGGACGGGCTATTGCTGTTGGATTTAAAGGATCTTAAAGCGATGCTCCATTATATCAGTGAAAATAAGCAGGATTTAAAATTAAAATACGGTAATATCTCCGACACATCGATAGGAGCAATTCAGCGGAATCTTTTAACGCTCGAAAATGAAGGAGCGGATAATTTTTTCGGAGAACCGGCTTTAGATATCAATGATTTTTTTAAGCAAACATCGGACGGGCGAGGCTATATCAATATATTAAATGCCGTCAAACTGTACCAAAAGCCCATGCTGTATTCAACCTTTTTACTATGGTTCTTATCCGAGCTTTACGAAAATCTTCCGGAAATCGGTGATGCTGAAAAACCGAAAATTGTTTTTTTCTTTGATGAAGCTCACTTGTTGTTTGATAACGGCTCAAAGATTTTACTTCAAAAGATTGAACAAATCATGCGTTTAATCCGATCGAAGGGCGTTGCGGTCTTTTTTGTTACTCAAAATTCCGTCGATATTCCCGAAGCGATCCTCGGTCAGCTGGGAAATAAGATTCAGCATGCGTTGAGGGCGTTTACTCCTAAGGACGCAAAAGCCATACGCCTTGCAGCCGAGACCTTCCGCGTCAATCCTGCATTCGACACCGCTCAAGTTATTACGCAGCTTAAAACCGGCGAAGCGCTTGTTTCCGTTTTACAGCAGGACGGCAGCCCTTCCATAACGCAGCGGACAATGATTGTTCCTCCTCACAGTAAAATGGGCGTAATCGACAGTGTTAAAATCACAGCACTGGTAGAAGAGTCTCCTCTTTTATATAAATACAAGGATCCGGTAGACCGTGAATCCGCCTACGAGATTCTTACCAAACAGTTTAGCGAACAAGCTGAAGCTGCAACGCGCCAAGCCGAAGAAAAACAGCTTGCAAAAGAAAACGCGGCAAAGGCAAAAGAAGAAGCTGCGCTTATACGAGCCGAAAACGCCAAAGCAAGGGCGGAAGCGGCAAAGTTAAGGCTGGAAGAGGCTGCAAAACGGAAAAATCAAAGTACCACTGATAGATTGGGAAGAATTTTGGTTGACAGTATCACCCGTTCGGTTGGACGGGAAATTACCCGCGGTGTTTTCGGCTCCATTAAAAAAATGCTCCGCGGTTGA